The following is a genomic window from uncultured Propionivibrio sp..
GCGGGCAAGCAGTTTCTGAACGGCCGCGCGGAGTTCTTCCACTTCACCGGCAAAGACCGGCGCGGTGGCGGTAATCATGCCCACTGCGGACATCGCAAGGACAATGGTTTTTACGTTTGTCATGACGTTTGATTCCTGATATCAAAGTGATGGTTAAAACAAAACGGCGATCAGCAGTCTCGTGTTTTCAAGACGGCCAACCGCCCTCCCGGACATGGTGCAACTGCAAATCGATCAAGAGGTTGGGCGCGCCGAACGACGCGCCCGGATGGCAAGCGCGTGTCGTACCCCCCCACTAAAATGAAAAAGGCCCGCATCGCTGCGAGCCCCGACATTGCCAATACTGGTGGGTAGAAACGCAAAAAGTTGATTATATATTAAAATCAACTACCTATAAACATCCAATATTGGAAAAGGGTACAGTTTACCGAAACCGGAACAATCGGGCCAGATTTCCGGCCGGCGCAGGTTTAAGGCACGTCCCTTAGTGTCGTTTTTCGGTCATTGCACATCGGGCCGGCGTTGTCGCCGTATCGCTGTCCGCCGCATTCCGGCCCATACCGGCACTGCCACCGGGCGGCTGTGCAAGGAAAGCGCCGGTCGACACCGGATCGCCACGCCGCCGGCAGGCGATTGCGATCGCGATGCCGAACGTGGGTGTTTTCAGAAACCGAACGGCCGGTGCAGCCAGTTCCGGAGTACTTTGACGTCGCGCTCCGGCAAATAGGCGAAGCCGTCCTGCACGTCATCGATGACGGCGTAGGCGACGGCTTGCGGCACGCTCTTGGTTGTCAGCATGTGGAAGAACCAGGCCATCGGATAGCCCGCCTGTCGGTCGAATTGCTGCAATGCCTCGGCAAGTGCCAGGCCCTTGGCCCCGTAGGCACTGACGAATTTCGGCGACGGGCCGTTCAGGGCGGCGACCGGTGTCGCCTGCTGGATGGACTGGCGATAACGGTCAAGGTACTCGCGCACCGCGAGGACCCAATGATTGCTGAAATGCGTGGTCTGACCGGCGCTGCTCGCCTGCCAGGCATCGAAGAAGCGATGAACGGATTGGGGCTCGGGCTTGTTTCCGGCGATGCGCCTGAGCAGGTCGGAAACGTTGGTGATTCGGCGCAGCGCATAGAACGGCAACGAAACCGGCTCGTTCGTCGTGGCCTCGGCAACTGCAGAGTGCGGCAAAATTTCCGAGTTTCCTGAATCCGGCGCCTCGAAGAGTTCTTCGAGGCTGCCCGGCACATGCCCTTCGAACAGCACATGACTGACCGTTTCTTGTAACTCCTCGATCTCGATCTGAATGAAATCCGTCGCCTGCGGGCCGGTCACGGCCACCAGATAGTGCGTCCGCCCGAGCAACCGGGTCGCGCGCAAACCGGATCCGGCATAGGCGTCATAGAGCGCGCGCAGGTCGTCCCCGTGCTTCGCCAACTCGGATTCCCCCCATTGAGAGAGATCGTCGGCGACATGCTGACCGGTGACGTCGATCACCCCGCCGAGCCGGTACCAGCCGCCGCGCGTCAGCACATCGCGGAAAGCGCGATCCGGCGCAATCGCCGACAATTCGCGTGCCAGGCCAGAAGCACCGATGGATACCGGCAGCCGGACACACAGACTGCGGACGGCGGCGTCGAAATCAAGCGTTTGCGTGGACAAGAGAGCGGTCATCGTTCAATCCTGAATCGTCATGCGTTGTCTGTTGCGGCGAATTTCTCCAGCGACTGTGCCGGCACCCCCATGACCCGTGCCAGCCAGGGCGGCGGATGGCGCAGGGAATTCTGCAGACGGGCGACGACGGCGCGCGCCGATTCCGGTCTCGGGATCTTGACCGGATGCACGCAGGCCCGCACCACCTTGGCCGCCGCCGGTCCACCGATCGACTGGACGAAGACAACGTCGCAGTCGGCGATCAGCGCTGCGCGCGCCGCGTTGCGGTCTTCGGTATGATCGGCTTCGAGCGTCGGGCGGATGGCGATCAGGCGCGATTCGGCCGGCGACAGTTGGTAAATGAGAAAGCGTTCGCAGGAGCCAAAATGTCCGTCGAGTACCTCGCCGGTATTTGAAGCGCAGGCGGCGCGGATTGAACCCGGCATGTCGCCGTCGGCGTGGCTGTCGAGCGGCGGCAATTCGCTGAAAGCCAGATCTTCGCCCCACAGCAATCGCGCGACATGCTTGAGTTTCTCCGGTTCGACGCCGACCGCGCAGTCCTTTTCGGCATGATTGCCGGCGAGAATCTCGCGCAGATCGGTCACGGTAATCGCTGCCAGTCGCGTCTCCGTCAGCGGCAGGCCGAGACGATCGCCGACCGCCTGGGCGAACGCTGCGGCGCCGATGCCGTCGAGTTCTCTGGCAGCCATGCCGAGGCGCAGCGCGGCTTCACGGGTGATTTGTGCGGTCATAACACTTCTCCAGCAAATCGCTTGTCATTGCGGCGTTCGCCGCAATGACAGTCATGAGGTCAGGCGTAAACGATGCAGGTGTCGCCGCCCGGACAGGTATCCTGGCACTTCGGCGAATCGGCCTCGTCGTCGCATTCGGTGCAGGTGTCCTTGTTGATCTTGAAGATGCCGCCCTTCTCGACAATCGACTTGGTCGGGCAGACCGTCACGCAGTCGCCGCAGGAGGTGCATTCGGATTGCGTAATTTTCATTGCCATGATGTTTCTCCTTTCAGTTCAACGATTCATTCGACACCGTCGATACGCCTGGCGCGCACGGAGTACGGCAGGCGTGCCGGTGCGGTCTGCGGTTCGATGTAGTAGAGACCGCCGTTGCCGAGCTTGATCTCGCCGCCCCATTTCTCCGGCGAATCGAACTCGATCGAGACAATCGAATCCTCGATGTCGCGCTTGGGCATGTAGAACACGTAGCCGCGGTCGCCCTTGCGGATCATGATGTTGGCCATCTCAGTTCCCCTTTGGCTGGCAAGACGCCGTCATTGCGGCGCAGGCCGCAATGACGGACGTATCGGCGCTTCGTTCCGAGGTCACTAGCGCACCAGGTCGAAGTTGTAGTCGGTCTTGCCGAGCAGCTTGGTCTGCTCGTCGAGACGGTCGAGTACGGCGTTGGTCAGCGTCGTCAGGATGTACATGCCGCCTTCATAGCCGAGGGTGGTCATGCGGTGCAGGTGATGCCGGTCGAATATTGGGAAGCCCATGCGGATAAGCGGTACCTCGAATTCCGGTCCCTTGTGCAGTGTGTCGCGCTGGATGAACTTGCCGAGGCTGCTGCCGATGACGAAATCCGGCTTGTCGGTGAAGCAGAGGCTGCGCAGGTGCCACAGGTCGCATCCCGGATAGAGTTTGGCGTGAATGCCGTAGGGCGATTCCTCGAGCATTTTCTTCATCGCCTTTTCCCAACGCTTGTTGCTGTTGTTGCAGACGATGTGCGTCGGTTCGATGCCTAGTTCGAGCATGAACTTGACGAGGCCCATGACGAAATCCGGATCGCCGAATACCGCCATTTTCTTGCCGTGCAGCCACTGGTGCGAGTCGGTCATCATATCGATGAGGCGGCCGCGTTCCTTGGTGATCGACGCCGGAACTGCCTTGCCGGTGACTTCGGAAACCTTCATCAGGAACGCGTCGGTCCATTCGACGCCCATCGGGATGCTGAGTTTCGGGACCTCGTGGTTCCAGGTGCTCTCGATGTACTTCTTCGACTTTTCCAGCGTCGTCGATTGCAGCAGGAAGGTGGTGATCGCGTTGGGCGCGTCCTTGACCTCGTCGATCGTCGTGCCGCCGGCGTACATCGCGTATTCGCCGGTTGCCGGCGTGTCGAGGACTTCTTCGGGGTCGCAGAGATAACTGTAATCGACGCCCATCTCGGTCAGGTAGCGCTTGATCACGCGGTAGTTGCCGAGGTAGGTCTCGAAGCCCGGCACGATGTTGATCTTGCCGTTCGTGCCCGGCGCCTTGCCTTCCATTTCCTTGAGGGTGAAATACTTGGCGACGCCTTCAAACATGTTATCCCAGCCGGTGATGTGCGAGCCGACGAAGGACGGTGTGTTGGCGTAGGGGATCGGGAAGTCCTTGTCGACGTAGCCTTCCTTACGCGCGTTGCCGATGAAGGCGCCAAGGTCGTCGCCGATGACTTCGGCGATGCAGGTGGTGCACACTGCGATCATCTTGGCGTCATAAAGCTTGGTCGCGTTCTGCAGGCCTTCATGCACGTTCTTCTGGCCGCCGAACACCGCCGCGTCTTCGGTCATCGAGTCGGCGATGAAGGCGATCGGTTCCTTGAAATGGCGGTTGAAGTAGGTGCGGAAGTACGCCACGCAGCCTTGCGAACCGTGGATGTAGACCATCGTCTTTTCGAAGCCGAGGCCGCACAGCGCCGCGCCGAGCGGCTGGCAGGCCTTGGCCGCATTGACCGTCAGCGCTTCGCGTTTGAAGTTGAGATCCTGGTACTCCTGAGTGGTCGTCCACTCGAACACTTCCTGTACCTTTTCCTTCGGATGGCGCTCTTCGTAAGCGCGCTTGCTCTCGAAGATGTTCTGATACTCCGGCTCGGCGAAGAGCGGAAAACAGGGTTTGATTTTGTCAGCGACTTGCATTTGCATCTCCTTTGCCCGGCCACTCATCCGTGGACACGAACAGAAGTTGAGGGGATTCGATCAACGACTTTCACTCCGGCGACGCGGCGGGCACGGCGAGCAACCATGAAATGGTCTTGCCTTCGCATTTCGTCGTGCCTGCTGCGTATGCCGTGGGGTTGTCCTTACGCGGCTTCCGCTTCCTCCGTGCTTTCGGCAGGCTTCTGCCAGGGGGCCTTGAACAGTGTCCAGCACGGGTTGTTCACCGCCATGTCCATGTCGCGGGCGAAGACAGCGAAGCCGTCGAAGCCGTGGTACGGGCCGGAGTAGTCCCACGAGTGCAGCTGGCGGAAGGGCACGCCCATCTTGTGGAAGGTGTATTTCTCCTTGATGCCGGAACCGACCAGATCGGGCTTCAACTGGCGTACGAATTCTTCAAGCTCGTAACCGGTCGCGTCGTCGTAGATCAGCGTCGTGTCCTTGAGGTCGTGCATCGTGCGGTCATAATCGTCGTTGTGCGCGAACTCGTAGCCGGCGCCGATGACTTCCATACCGAGGTCCTCGTAGGCGCCGACCGTGTGGCGCGGACGCAGGCCACCGACATAGAGCATGACTTTCTTGCCCTCAAGACGCGGGCGGAACTTGGCGATGATCGCATCCATCGCCGGCTTGTACTTGGCGATCACGCGCTCGGCGCCTTCCTTGATCGTGTCGTCGAAGTGCGAGGCGATCTCGCGCAGGCTCGCGGCGATCTTCGACGGACCGAAGAAGTTGTATTCGAGCCAGGGGATCCCGTACTTCTCTTCCATGTGCCGAGCGATGTAGTTCATCGAACGGTAGCAGTGCAGCAGGTTGAGCTTGACCTTCGGCGTATTCTCGATCTCGGCGATGGTGCCGTCGCCGGACCACTGCGCGACGACGTTGAGGCCCATCTCTTCGAGCAGGATGCGCGACGCCCAGGCGTCGCCGCCGATGTTGTAGTCGCCGAGAATCGCGACGTCATATTGGCCGCCCGGTTCGAGCTTGCCGTCGCGGTTGGAGATGATCCAGTCGCGGATCGCGTCGTTGGAGATGTGGTGGCCGAGCGACTGGGAGACGCCGCGGAAACCTTCGCAGCGGACCGGGACGATGGTCTTGCCGATCTCGGCCGCTTTCTTCTTGGCGACGGCTTCGATGTCGTCGCCGATCAGGCCGATCGGGCATTCGGATTGCACCGAGAGCGCCTTGGAGAGCGGGAACAGCCCTTCGACCTCGTCGATCAGCTTGGCGAGTTTCTTGTCGCCGCCGAAGACGACGTCCTTCTCCTGGAAGTCCGACGAGAACATCACGTCGCAGAACGAATCGACGCCCGAGGTGCCGGCGAAATAGTTGCGGCGGCCGCCGCGCGAATACTGGCCGCAGCCGATCGGGCCGTGCGAGATGGCGATGATGTCCTTGAACGGTCCCCACACCACGCCGCGTGCACCGGCGTAGGCGCAGCCGCGCTGTGTCATCACGCCCGGCACCGACTTGCGGTTGGAGGTAATGCACTTCTTCGACTGCGTGATGGCCTTGTCATTGACCATCAGGTGTTTGGCCCGGTCCTTCTTGGCCTTCTCGGGATAAACCTCAAGCACCTCCTGGATGAGGGCTTCGGCTTCTTCGCGGTTGAGCAAGCTCATTTTGCTTCTCCTGTCGGGGCGGCGGTCTTCAGCTCGACACGGCGCCCGTGATCGTTAACTCAGGTTTCCGGTGACGCTGCTGCCGAGCCTCAGGCTGCCTCGGCCGCGAGTTCCGCCGCCGTCTTGCCGATGATGGTTTCGTCTTCCACATCCATGATGCCGAACTCCATCAGCAGGTCTTCGAGCTCTTCCATCTCGAGCGGCGTCGGAATGACAAACAGCTTGTTGTCCATGATCTTCCGTGCCAGCGCGCGGTATTCGTCGGCCTGGCCACAGGTCGGGTCGTATTCGATGACCGTCATGCGGCGGATTTCGGCGTGCTGGACGACGTTGTCGCGCGGGACGAAGTGGATCATCTGCGTGCCAAGCTTGGCCGCCAGTGCCATGATCAGTTCGTCTTCACGGTCGGTCTTGCGGCTGTTGCAGATGAGGCCAGCCAGACGCACGCTGCCGGAATTGGCGTACTTGACGATGCCCTTAGCGATGTTGTTGGCGGCATACATGGCCATCATTTCGCCCGAACAGACGATGTAGATTTCCTGTGCCTTGTTCTCGCGGATCGGCATGGCGAAACCGCCGCAGACGACGTCGCCGAGCACGTCGTAGAAGACGAAGTTGAGTTCTTCGTCATAGGCGCCTTCTTCCTCGAGGAAGTTGATGGCGGTGATGACGCCGCGGCCGGCGCAACCGACGCCTGGCTCCGGACCGCCCGACTCGACGCATTTGACGCCGCCGTAGCCGACGGCCAGCACGTCTTCGAGTTCAAGGTCTTCAACCGACCCGGCTTCGGCCGCCAGGTGCATGACGGTGGTCTGGGCCTTGCTGTGCAGGATCAGGCGGGTCGAGTCGGCCTTCGGGTCGCAGCCGACGATCATGACCTTCTGTCCGGCCTCGGCCAGCGCGGCGACCAGGTTCTGGGTTGTGGTTGACTTGCCGATACCACCTTTGCCATAAATAGCGGCTTGACGAAGTTTAGCCATGGTGCAATCTCCTATGTCTGTGTTGCCTTCGGGTGTTAGGAAAATCCCGTGTCCCGTGCAAGGCTCCGCAAGGACCGTGCCACAACTCATAACATCGCTTAAGTGCTTGTAATGACGGAAAAATCACAGACAGACAACACGGCGGAATATGCGCGGAAACCCGACAATGCGCCGGGCATTTGTCGCGCTGCCGACAACGACAGTCCCTCGCTGCCGCGTTATGCGCGCCTGCCTGTCAATCGCTGCAATGTCCCGCCTGTCATATTGGGGAGCCTGACGTTCCAGCGTCATCCGACCCCGCTCCAGCTCGATAGCGTCGCCGAACTGCATGCCGATCTCTTCCGTCGTCTTGACGCTATCGATGATGGCGCCGTGCGCGCCGAGGCCTTTCGCGATTACGTGACGGTGCGCTTCTGCCTGGAGAGTCTGGAAGAGGCCGGGCTGAGCGAACGCTCGCGGGGGCGTGCCAAGGCCAACTGGATGCGTGTGCTGCGCGGCTGGAGCTTTGACTCGGACGGGCGTGAAGGCGCCGTGCTCAAAGGCTGGGTGGAATCGCGTTTCGGACTGCTCGCGCGCTTTCACGGTGAACCGCTGCGCGATTTTTCCGGCCGGGGTTACCTGCGTTATCAGGAAATGCGCTCGGCCGGCCTGTACGGCACCAACGCGCTCGAAAGCCAGCTCGATCTGCTCTACGCCTTCAGTCAGTATGAATACCGGCGTCGCGCGCCGGAGACGAAATGGATCGAGCTGTTCCGCGGCATCAACCGCATCAACGAACATGAAGTGCTGAACAAGAGCGGGCGCCGTCAGGTCGTGCTGTTCAACAACCTGACGTCGTTCAGTTCATCGCGCGAGCGTGCCGGCGAATTTGGCGACTACATTCTCGCCACCCGCGTCCCGGTCGAAAAGGTGTTCTTCAGCCACGCGCTGATTTCCGGCGTGCTCAAGGGCGAGGACGAATACCTCGTCATTGGCGGCGTGTACGACGTTACCCTCGCCACGCTGTAGCTTTGTCGCAAACGCGACAAGACGACATCGTCATTGCCGGGCGGAAAGGCGGGAACCTCCCGCCGGTCCTCGTCATGAGGCGGGAATGAGGTGCGGTGCGTTTCTTGCATGGCGATTCCCGGACTCACCGAGGATCGCCCATGGACGCCACGCTTGGCAACACGCTTCGCACGACACTTCGCACGACACTCCTATCCGGCCTGCACGACGGCAGCATCGTTCCCTATCTCGGCCCCGGCGCGCTGGCGGACGTCGCGCATAAGAAGAAGGGCGTGCAGATGCCCGCCACCAGCGAGCAACTGATCCTCGCGATGAACGGCGGCCGGCCGATGGCGGCGAAGCTGATGTATGAATTCTCGCGCGCGGCGATGAACGTCGAGTTGAAGCGCGGACGCACGGCCGTCACCCGCTTCCTCCACGACACCTACGCCGACCGCGAGTGGTCTCGGGCGAGCCTGCACGACTGGCTGCAATCGATCCGCCCACCCTATGTCATCGACATCAATCGCGACACGCAGCTGCTGGACAGCTACGCCGGGTCGCCGCACACGCTGATCCTCGGCTGCGCGCGGATCGCAGGCACGAGTTATCGTTTCAAGCTTTACCGCCACGACGGCACCGTCTATGCACCGATACTGCCCGACGAAGCCGATCCGCGCCTCCCGGTCCTGTTCAAGCCGATGGGCTGCCCACGGCCGCACCCGAGCTACATCGGCTCGGATGCCGACTATGTCGATTACATTACGGAGCTGATGGGCGGCTTTGCCGTGCCGCCGTTCGTCAAGGCCCTGCGCCGGGAGAAACGGTATCTGCTGCTCGGCATGCGTCTCAACCGCGATACCGAACGCATGGTGCTTTCCGATCTGATCCATGGCGCGGGGTCGCCCGCCGGCTGGGCGATGATCGCCGACCCGACGGTCAAGGAGCGGCGTTTCCTCGAACGCATCGGCATCGCGCTGATCGAGGACAGTTGGTTGGCGCTGCTACAGGCGGAGACGCTTACGTAGCGCCGGTCGCCTTGTCGGCGCACGCCATCAGGGCTCGCGCCTGCTTGCGGCAGGCGAGGTTCACCGCCGGATCGAGCGCCCTGATCCAGCGCGGCGGAATCGCCTCGATCCCGTAACAAGCGCCGGCGAGCATGCCGACGATGGCTCCGGTCGTATCGGCGTCGCCGCCGCGATTGACGGCATCGACGAGACAGCTCTCGAAGCTGTCGGTCTGCATCAGCGATTGCAGTACTACCTGCATCGTCTCGACGATCCAGCCGCTCGGATTTTCGCGCCGCCGCGTGCGATAGGAGCACTCGGGATTGGCGCTCACGTAGGGCAGGATGCAGCGGCGATAGACCGCGCTCAAGGGGGCGCCACGCAGGAACTGCTGCACGGCCAGCACGATGCACTCGCAGGCGGCGTCGGATGCCGGGTTGTGGTGCGTCACATGTGCCTGGGCGCGGACGCCGGCGCGGATCGTCGCTTCATCGCGGCCGAACAGCGCCAGTGCCACCGGCAGTACGCGCATCGCCGCGCCATTGCCGGCGTCGAATTCCGAGGACTTCGCCTCGGGATCGCCGCTGCGCCGGAAGGCAACCAGATTGCGCCGCACGGTGTTACCGATGTCGACCGGTTTGCCGCGCATCCAGGCGTCGAAGGCGCGCGCGCAGGACAGCGGCCTGACTTCGCCGTCGTCGTCGAGGATCGCCTTGCCCAGCGCCAATGCCATCGTCGTGTCGTCGGTGACCTGGCCGGGTTTGATGTTCAGCCAGCCGCCACCGCGGATCTCGTTGTGCACGCCGTAACGTTGCGCGATCTCGCGCGGCATCATGAATTCGACCGTCGCGCCGAGCGCGTCGCCAAGCGCGAGTCCGAGATAGGCGGCTTCGGCGCGGGCGACGAGCGCGCTGTTCATGTCGGCACCTGGTTCGCCGTTGGGTTGCCGGTCATTCGTCGGGGCGGGGCGCGCCACAGGACGTGCCCCCGTCATCCTCAGCGGCTCGGATACTCGACGATCATGTCCTCGTCGCGCAGCACCATCTGGCAGGCCAGTCGCCATTCGTTCGGCATGAAATCGTCGACCAGCATCTTGTCGACCTCGTCCTGCGTCACCTTGCCCATGTCCTTGAGGATCGCGATTTCGTGATCGGTCAGCGGATGCGCCATGCGCTTCTTGCGATCGAGCGGGAAGACCTTGACCAGGCAGTTGCCGCATTCGCCATCGCCGCAACTGAAATCGATGGGAACGTGATTCTCCTTGGCGATGTCGAGAATCGTCTTCTTGTGGCTGCCGGTGACGGCATAGACGGTCTTGTCCTTGTGCAGCCGGCTGCTGAAAGTGATCGTGGGCATGTCTGACTCCTCTGTGGTGAATGGACGACGAAGAAAGCGCCGGCGCTCAGGCCGGTTTGACGATGACATCGCCTTTGAGCACCTGGGCCTGACAGGCCAGGCGGTGATGGCGCGGTGCCAGGTTGTCCTTCAACACCTGGTCTTCGATTACCGACGGAGCGGCGAGGTAGTCGTGGCCGGAGACGATCTCGGTCAGACAGGTGCAGCATTCGCCTTCGCGGCAGCCGTAGATGATGCCGGCGCCGATTTTTTCCGATACCTCGATGAGGCGCGTTCCGGCAGGCACCGAGACGGTGATGCCGACGTCCTGGAATGTGACATTCGCTTTGGGCATGCTTCTCCTTTCAGGCCAGCGTGGCCATGTCGATGACTCGGTGATCGGCTTGGCCGGTCAGATGCTTTGCCAGCTCGACGCCAAGGCGGCGGCAGTTGGCCAGTTCCTCGGGGGTTGGAATCAGGCGCGCGCGCACGCCCGGCAGGGGCACGCGCAGCTTGAGGCCTCGCAGGCGTTCTTCGATCAGGGGGACCGCTTCGCCGCTCCAGCCGAAAGCGCCGAAGGCCGCGCCGAACTTGCCGCGCAGTTCGATGGCGTTGAGCGAGGACAGCAGGTCCCAGACCGGTTTGACGGCGTCGCCGTTGATCGTCGGGCTGCCGACGGCGATGGCGTCGGCCTCCTCGACAAGATCGATGAGCAGGTCGGGTGTGCAGGTTTCCAGGTCGTGCAGCGACACGTGCAGGCCTGACGATTCGGCGCCGGCCGCCAGCACGCCGGCCATCGCCCGCGTGCTGCCGTAGGCCGAGAGGTAGAAGACGTGCAGGCGCTTGAGCCTGCCTTCGGGGTGTCCCGCCGGACCGGCCAACTGTCGGTAGCGGCGCAGGTAGTACTGCGGTGTTTCCCGCAGTACCGGACCGTGGGCCGGCGCCAGCGTGCGGATCGGCAGCGGATCGATCAGATCGAGCGCCTCGCGCACATGGGCCTTGAATGGACGCATCAGGTGGGCGAAGTAATAGTCGAAGTCGCGGCGGAAATCGCCGACCGCGTCGTCGAACAGGCGTGCATCGCACACGTGGCTGCCGAAGGCGTCGCCCGAGAACAGCACGCCGGCATCCTCAAGCCAGGTGCACTGCGTGTCCGGCCAGTGCAGGCAGGACGTGGTCAGGAAGGACAGTGTGCGGCCGCCGAGATCGACGAGGTCGCCGGTGATCACCGGCGTGACCGGCAGGCTGTCGGCATGCAGCAGTCCCTTAAGCATGGGCTTGGCGCGTGCCGAGAGGTAGAGT
Proteins encoded in this region:
- a CDS encoding dinitrogenase iron-molybdenum cofactor biosynthesis protein — encoded protein: MTAQITREAALRLGMAARELDGIGAAAFAQAVGDRLGLPLTETRLAAITVTDLREILAGNHAEKDCAVGVEPEKLKHVARLLWGEDLAFSELPPLDSHADGDMPGSIRAACASNTGEVLDGHFGSCERFLIYQLSPAESRLIAIRPTLEADHTEDRNAARAALIADCDVVFVQSIGGPAAAKVVRACVHPVKIPRPESARAVVARLQNSLRHPPPWLARVMGVPAQSLEKFAATDNA
- a CDS encoding 4Fe-4S dicluster domain-containing protein, whose product is MAMKITQSECTSCGDCVTVCPTKSIVEKGGIFKINKDTCTECDDEADSPKCQDTCPGGDTCIVYA
- the nifT gene encoding putative nitrogen fixation protein NifT, producing the protein MANIMIRKGDRGYVFYMPKRDIEDSIVSIEFDSPEKWGGEIKLGNGGLYYIEPQTAPARLPYSVRARRIDGVE
- the nifK gene encoding nitrogenase molybdenum-iron protein subunit beta, with the translated sequence MQMQVADKIKPCFPLFAEPEYQNIFESKRAYEERHPKEKVQEVFEWTTTQEYQDLNFKREALTVNAAKACQPLGAALCGLGFEKTMVYIHGSQGCVAYFRTYFNRHFKEPIAFIADSMTEDAAVFGGQKNVHEGLQNATKLYDAKMIAVCTTCIAEVIGDDLGAFIGNARKEGYVDKDFPIPYANTPSFVGSHITGWDNMFEGVAKYFTLKEMEGKAPGTNGKINIVPGFETYLGNYRVIKRYLTEMGVDYSYLCDPEEVLDTPATGEYAMYAGGTTIDEVKDAPNAITTFLLQSTTLEKSKKYIESTWNHEVPKLSIPMGVEWTDAFLMKVSEVTGKAVPASITKERGRLIDMMTDSHQWLHGKKMAVFGDPDFVMGLVKFMLELGIEPTHIVCNNSNKRWEKAMKKMLEESPYGIHAKLYPGCDLWHLRSLCFTDKPDFVIGSSLGKFIQRDTLHKGPEFEVPLIRMGFPIFDRHHLHRMTTLGYEGGMYILTTLTNAVLDRLDEQTKLLGKTDYNFDLVR
- the nifD gene encoding nitrogenase molybdenum-iron protein alpha chain codes for the protein MSLLNREEAEALIQEVLEVYPEKAKKDRAKHLMVNDKAITQSKKCITSNRKSVPGVMTQRGCAYAGARGVVWGPFKDIIAISHGPIGCGQYSRGGRRNYFAGTSGVDSFCDVMFSSDFQEKDVVFGGDKKLAKLIDEVEGLFPLSKALSVQSECPIGLIGDDIEAVAKKKAAEIGKTIVPVRCEGFRGVSQSLGHHISNDAIRDWIISNRDGKLEPGGQYDVAILGDYNIGGDAWASRILLEEMGLNVVAQWSGDGTIAEIENTPKVKLNLLHCYRSMNYIARHMEEKYGIPWLEYNFFGPSKIAASLREIASHFDDTIKEGAERVIAKYKPAMDAIIAKFRPRLEGKKVMLYVGGLRPRHTVGAYEDLGMEVIGAGYEFAHNDDYDRTMHDLKDTTLIYDDATGYELEEFVRQLKPDLVGSGIKEKYTFHKMGVPFRQLHSWDYSGPYHGFDGFAVFARDMDMAVNNPCWTLFKAPWQKPAESTEEAEAA
- the nifH gene encoding nitrogenase iron protein, which encodes MAKLRQAAIYGKGGIGKSTTTQNLVAALAEAGQKVMIVGCDPKADSTRLILHSKAQTTVMHLAAEAGSVEDLELEDVLAVGYGGVKCVESGGPEPGVGCAGRGVITAINFLEEEGAYDEELNFVFYDVLGDVVCGGFAMPIRENKAQEIYIVCSGEMMAMYAANNIAKGIVKYANSGSVRLAGLICNSRKTDREDELIMALAAKLGTQMIHFVPRDNVVQHAEIRRMTVIEYDPTCGQADEYRALARKIMDNKLFVIPTPLEMEELEDLLMEFGIMDVEDETIIGKTAAELAAEAA
- a CDS encoding NAD(+)--dinitrogen-reductase ADP-D-ribosyltransferase — protein: MTEKSQTDNTAEYARKPDNAPGICRAADNDSPSLPRYARLPVNRCNVPPVILGSLTFQRHPTPLQLDSVAELHADLFRRLDAIDDGAVRAEAFRDYVTVRFCLESLEEAGLSERSRGRAKANWMRVLRGWSFDSDGREGAVLKGWVESRFGLLARFHGEPLRDFSGRGYLRYQEMRSAGLYGTNALESQLDLLYAFSQYEYRRRAPETKWIELFRGINRINEHEVLNKSGRRQVVLFNNLTSFSSSRERAGEFGDYILATRVPVEKVFFSHALISGVLKGEDEYLVIGGVYDVTLATL
- a CDS encoding SIR2 family protein produces the protein MDATLGNTLRTTLRTTLLSGLHDGSIVPYLGPGALADVAHKKKGVQMPATSEQLILAMNGGRPMAAKLMYEFSRAAMNVELKRGRTAVTRFLHDTYADREWSRASLHDWLQSIRPPYVIDINRDTQLLDSYAGSPHTLILGCARIAGTSYRFKLYRHDGTVYAPILPDEADPRLPVLFKPMGCPRPHPSYIGSDADYVDYITELMGGFAVPPFVKALRREKRYLLLGMRLNRDTERMVLSDLIHGAGSPAGWAMIADPTVKERRFLERIGIALIEDSWLALLQAETLT
- the draG gene encoding ADP-ribosyl-[dinitrogen reductase] hydrolase, yielding MNSALVARAEAAYLGLALGDALGATVEFMMPREIAQRYGVHNEIRGGGWLNIKPGQVTDDTTMALALGKAILDDDGEVRPLSCARAFDAWMRGKPVDIGNTVRRNLVAFRRSGDPEAKSSEFDAGNGAAMRVLPVALALFGRDEATIRAGVRAQAHVTHHNPASDAACECIVLAVQQFLRGAPLSAVYRRCILPYVSANPECSYRTRRRENPSGWIVETMQVVLQSLMQTDSFESCLVDAVNRGGDADTTGAIVGMLAGACYGIEAIPPRWIRALDPAVNLACRKQARALMACADKATGAT
- a CDS encoding 2Fe-2S iron-sulfur cluster binding domain-containing protein, which produces MPTITFSSRLHKDKTVYAVTGSHKKTILDIAKENHVPIDFSCGDGECGNCLVKVFPLDRKKRMAHPLTDHEIAILKDMGKVTQDEVDKMLVDDFMPNEWRLACQMVLRDEDMIVEYPSR
- a CDS encoding 2Fe-2S iron-sulfur cluster-binding protein produces the protein MPKANVTFQDVGITVSVPAGTRLIEVSEKIGAGIIYGCREGECCTCLTEIVSGHDYLAAPSVIEDQVLKDNLAPRHHRLACQAQVLKGDVIVKPA
- a CDS encoding FprA family A-type flavoprotein; the protein is MKPADMDLSPDSGRGGAVEIAERVHWIGAFDPWLRNFDLVLRTERGTSYNAYVVRGNRGVAVIDTVKASFSDEFFRRLESVAQYDEIQAVVLNHLEPDHTGALPELLRRAPNARLYLSARAKPMLKGLLHADSLPVTPVITGDLVDLGGRTLSFLTTSCLHWPDTQCTWLEDAGVLFSGDAFGSHVCDARLFDDAVGDFRRDFDYYFAHLMRPFKAHVREALDLIDPLPIRTLAPAHGPVLRETPQYYLRRYRQLAGPAGHPEGRLKRLHVFYLSAYGSTRAMAGVLAAGAESSGLHVSLHDLETCTPDLLIDLVEEADAIAVGSPTINGDAVKPVWDLLSSLNAIELRGKFGAAFGAFGWSGEAVPLIEERLRGLKLRVPLPGVRARLIPTPEELANCRRLGVELAKHLTGQADHRVIDMATLA